CGTAATGCACGGCAACCCGGAGGTCAAGTGTTTTATCCAGATGTGATCTTATATTATCTATACCTACGTCTTTGTAGAGGTACTCTATTATATGTCTGACCTCGACATTTCCTTTGAATTCCTTTCCGAGCTTTGCCAGATGCTCATTGGTCTTCTCCCTTAACTGCGGCTCGCTCTTTAATATTTGGTTTGCATCGGCCAGTGAAGCAAAGCATCCGTTGCATATGGTCAGTATGTCTCTCTGCAGGGTTTCGGAAAGTACTATATTGCGGGCTGCAACAGCAAGCCAGGTTGGTTCGTCAAAAGATCTGAACACTCCCGGGGCAGGGCAGCAGGAAGCACCTTCAAGGTCGACAAAATCGATATCCAGTTTTGCAAGACATAACCTGGTTGCCATCTCTATACCGGGATATCTGTTTGGTATCAGGCAGCCAAGAAAGATTGTAAGTCCTTTCATTTTACTTCCTCTTCAAGCTCCCTTTCCTTTTCTTTCCCAGCAATCTGTCAAAGCCACATGAGCTGAGGAGTGTTTTTATTTCTTCAAGCTCTTCCGGATACTTGTGGACGGTTTCGGGTAACTCTTCAAGTCCGATCTCAACTCTGTTTTTTCTGTTCTCCTCATCAATTGGCACTGCATGACCATGCTCAAGGAGAAGTTCACTGACCTTTCTGTGCTCGGAATGCATTATCCCTTCATGTGCTGCAAGTGTCCTGATACCGAGTACTGCGTCTACGATATCAATGTTCCTCGGGCAGCGCTCCTGGCAGTTGTAACAGGTGGTGCACATCCATAATTCCTCTTCCCGGATCACGTCGGAATTCCTGGCGGCTTTTCTGACAAGTTTCCGGATGTTAAGGCTGGTATGCCTGCCGGAAGGACAGCTGCCGCTGCATACGCCACACTGCATACACTTGAATATATCCTTGCAGGCATTTTTGACTCCGCTTGATATGCCTGCATTGTCCTGTGATGTATAAGACATGGTACTCACATTTTTGAGAGCTTTTTCGTGAAGTAAAATTATAGCTCCTTCTCTGTATTTTTTGCAAATCTGATAAACCTTCCGACAAAAAATGGTCCGAAATCTCGGTCAGGGTTATCGCTTGTTTTTCTTCCACGTTCTGAGATCCTT
The window above is part of the Methanolobus zinderi genome. Proteins encoded here:
- the hdrB gene encoding CoB--CoM heterodisulfide reductase subunit B, whose protein sequence is MKGLTIFLGCLIPNRYPGIEMATRLCLAKLDIDFVDLEGASCCPAPGVFRSFDEPTWLAVAARNIVLSETLQRDILTICNGCFASLADANQILKSEPQLREKTNEHLAKLGKEFKGNVEVRHIIEYLYKDVGIDNIRSHLDKTLDLRVAVHYGCHLLKPSRSRGLGAFERPEFFDELIECLGATSVDYPDKMECCGAGGGVRSALKDDSLKMADHKLSRIKEANIDCIVNACPFCHMQLDAGQEEIRQKTGTDYNIPVLHYTQLLGLAMGFPAEMLGIDRNVTINKDFIEKIERILLSEEME
- the hdrC gene encoding CoB--CoM heterodisulfide reductase subunit C, translated to MSYTSQDNAGISSGVKNACKDIFKCMQCGVCSGSCPSGRHTSLNIRKLVRKAARNSDVIREEELWMCTTCYNCQERCPRNIDIVDAVLGIRTLAAHEGIMHSEHRKVSELLLEHGHAVPIDEENRKNRVEIGLEELPETVHKYPEELEEIKTLLSSCGFDRLLGKKRKGSLKRK